A DNA window from Flavisolibacter ginsenosidimutans contains the following coding sequences:
- a CDS encoding SusC/RagA family TonB-linked outer membrane protein, with product MKLELLLVFSVIVGIFTAQDAAAQNRTVITGRVFSSEGQKPLAGVSIKVRGTSQGTTTNAEGDYSITVASPKAVLVVSSIGFEQQDVPVNSRSVINVTLTLSSNELQQVVVIGYGTVKKRDLTGSVSQVKAEDINAYPASSVLQALQGRASGVQVLQNSGGPGDAVSIRIRGTNSIKGDNEPLYVVDGFPLSGNPTVLNNADIESIEILKDASATAIYGSRGANGVVLITTKRGKAGKTKVNFESSYSVQTLRKKLDFMNAKEYAQFYNEQAKNDNLTPYFSQAQIDSFGTGFDWQDLVFQKAPMKTLALNVNGGNEKTQYSFTGSVLDQDGIIRGSNYKRYSLGVNLNNSISDKVRLNFSTLLSRNSNNRLNEGRGSNRGGSMISAALSAPPTLTPYNNDGSYRVLTTAYSFISNSIVNPLNYINEETDLNTANKVLANVAFMYNPIPELTIKLSGGIENTDAREDSYRTTKFVSSAGQASVSTSQFTSLLSENTVTYNRTFKKKHNLAVLGGFTYQNFISTSLTGGGVGFINDVGQTYDLNSASTPGIPGSGYSKSVIMSYLGRINYTYNDKYLATVSFRSDGSSKYSEGHKWGNFPSAALAWRVSKEDFLKNVALLSDLKLRLGWGFTGSQAIGPYTTLSQLVSGKTVFNGSLYTTFSPSTRLPGNLKWETTEQKDIGIDVGVLNNRILFTADYYVKNTHDLLNDVELPPSSGYANTIQNIGEVQNHGFEFGVDAKLLRGAFKWNVNANLSVNRNKVVRLADGEDILGGKLSQAIVVDNTNILREGQPIGMFWGYVEDGYDSKGHIVFKDLDKDGAITPNDRTYIGNPNPDFIYGFNSDLSYKNFDFSFFLQGVKGNDLFNVNAINNTIDYGYGLNMPREVYNNHWTPANTNAKYPVISRSVTANVSNRFVEDGSYLRLKNIQLAYNFPVNKLGGNWIRNLQVYVSGQNLLTFTKYSWFDPEVNASGGSASTTLGLDWYSYPTSKSVTFGIRAGF from the coding sequence ATGAAATTAGAGCTTCTTCTTGTCTTCAGTGTCATTGTTGGAATCTTTACGGCACAGGATGCGGCTGCGCAAAACCGTACCGTAATCACGGGTCGGGTTTTTTCGTCTGAAGGACAGAAACCGCTGGCTGGCGTAAGCATCAAAGTCAGGGGAACTTCGCAGGGCACCACGACAAATGCCGAAGGCGACTATTCTATCACCGTTGCCTCGCCCAAAGCCGTTTTAGTTGTTTCATCCATTGGTTTTGAACAGCAGGATGTGCCGGTAAATTCAAGGTCGGTTATCAACGTTACTTTAACGCTTTCAAGTAATGAGTTGCAGCAGGTGGTGGTTATCGGCTACGGTACAGTAAAGAAAAGAGATTTGACGGGTTCAGTATCGCAGGTAAAAGCTGAAGATATAAATGCTTATCCGGCTTCCAGCGTGCTTCAGGCTCTACAGGGCAGGGCGTCCGGCGTGCAGGTGCTGCAAAACTCAGGAGGCCCTGGTGATGCCGTAAGCATCCGCATCCGCGGTACTAATTCTATTAAAGGAGACAACGAACCGTTGTACGTCGTCGACGGATTTCCGCTTTCCGGCAATCCAACGGTTTTGAATAACGCCGATATTGAAAGCATTGAAATTTTAAAAGACGCATCCGCTACCGCTATCTATGGTTCCCGCGGCGCTAATGGCGTTGTATTGATTACCACGAAAAGAGGCAAGGCAGGGAAAACAAAAGTAAATTTTGAATCGAGTTACAGTGTGCAAACACTACGAAAGAAGTTGGATTTTATGAACGCCAAAGAGTACGCCCAGTTTTACAACGAACAAGCGAAGAACGACAACCTTACTCCTTATTTTTCACAGGCGCAAATTGATAGTTTTGGAACCGGCTTTGACTGGCAAGATTTGGTTTTTCAAAAAGCGCCGATGAAAACGCTGGCGCTAAATGTAAACGGAGGCAACGAAAAAACACAATACTCGTTTACCGGAAGTGTACTTGATCAGGATGGAATTATAAGAGGAAGCAATTACAAACGTTATTCGCTTGGTGTAAACCTGAATAACAGTATTAGCGATAAAGTGCGGCTTAACTTTTCCACCCTTTTAAGCCGCAACAGCAACAACCGTTTGAACGAAGGAAGGGGCAGTAACCGGGGAGGCTCCATGATATCAGCAGCACTTTCTGCACCGCCAACGCTGACACCTTATAACAACGATGGTTCGTACAGGGTGCTTACAACTGCCTATTCCTTTATTTCAAATTCGATTGTAAATCCGTTGAATTATATCAACGAAGAAACGGATCTGAACACGGCCAATAAAGTGTTAGCGAATGTTGCGTTTATGTACAACCCCATTCCCGAACTGACAATTAAACTTTCGGGAGGAATTGAAAACACCGATGCCCGGGAGGATTCATACCGCACGACAAAATTTGTAAGCTCGGCAGGCCAGGCTAGCGTTAGCACTTCGCAATTCACCAGTCTTTTAAGTGAAAACACCGTTACCTATAATAGAACGTTCAAGAAAAAACACAACCTCGCGGTTCTTGGTGGATTTACGTACCAAAATTTTATTAGCACGTCGCTCACCGGTGGCGGTGTAGGCTTTATCAACGACGTAGGCCAAACGTATGATCTGAATTCTGCCAGCACACCGGGCATTCCGGGCTCCGGCTATTCCAAGTCGGTAATCATGTCTTATCTGGGCCGCATCAATTACACTTACAACGATAAATACCTGGCTACCGTTAGTTTTCGCTCCGATGGTTCTTCTAAATATAGTGAGGGTCACAAATGGGGAAACTTTCCTTCCGCGGCATTGGCGTGGAGGGTATCCAAAGAAGATTTTTTGAAAAATGTTGCGCTCCTATCTGATCTAAAATTGCGGCTTGGCTGGGGCTTTACAGGAAGTCAGGCCATTGGTCCTTACACAACGCTTAGCCAGCTTGTTTCGGGAAAAACAGTTTTTAACGGCAGCTTGTACACGACGTTTTCGCCCAGCACCCGCCTGCCCGGAAACTTAAAGTGGGAGACAACGGAACAAAAGGATATTGGTATTGATGTTGGGGTTTTAAACAACCGCATTCTTTTTACGGCTGATTATTACGTAAAGAACACACACGATCTGCTGAACGATGTTGAACTGCCGCCATCATCCGGTTATGCCAATACCATTCAAAACATTGGTGAAGTGCAAAATCATGGCTTTGAATTTGGTGTTGACGCAAAACTCCTTCGGGGCGCATTTAAATGGAACGTCAACGCCAATCTTTCGGTGAACAGAAACAAAGTAGTAAGGCTGGCTGATGGAGAGGATATTCTGGGTGGTAAACTGTCACAGGCGATTGTCGTTGACAATACAAACATTCTTCGCGAAGGACAACCCATTGGCATGTTTTGGGGATACGTGGAAGACGGTTATGATAGCAAAGGGCACATTGTGTTCAAGGATTTAGACAAGGACGGTGCCATTACTCCTAATGACAGAACTTATATCGGCAATCCCAATCCCGATTTCATCTACGGGTTCAACTCTGACCTTTCTTACAAAAATTTTGACTTTAGCTTTTTTCTCCAGGGCGTTAAAGGCAACGATCTTTTCAACGTAAACGCCATCAACAACACCATTGATTACGGCTATGGCCTGAACATGCCGAGAGAGGTTTATAACAACCATTGGACGCCGGCCAATACCAATGCGAAATATCCTGTTATCAGCCGCTCGGTGACGGCAAACGTATCAAACAGGTTTGTAGAAGACGGCTCTTACCTGCGGTTAAAAAACATTCAATTGGCTTATAATTTTCCAGTTAACAAATTAGGAGGCAACTGGATTCGCAATCTCCAGGTGTATGTAAGCGGCCAAAACCTTTTGACTTTCACAAAATATTCCTGGTTTGATCCCGAAGTAAACGCAAGCGGCGGCAGTGCCTCCACTACGCTGGGGCTTGACTGGTACAGCTATCCCACATCCAAGTCGGTAACCTTTGGCATTCGTGCGGGATTTTAA
- a CDS encoding glycoside hydrolase family 28 protein yields the protein MMIKTVKRVLVCFLVCLLAHGASAKDFFITDFGAKPGANYLNTTAINKAIEACSKNGGGRVVIPAGVFRSGTLFMKDNVELHLETGATLLASADIKDLPVQPKAAYRSQKDTVGWRAFIFANEVSNIAITGFGTIDGNGAQQKPDPAALKGDLDGRPRNVLFISCKNIRVEGIKMLNAGIWNQHYLNCEDVVVDKINVYNHANRNNDGIDIDGCRRFTLSNSTFDTDDDAIVLKSTGPAPCENIAITNCIVSSFCNAIKAGTESTGGFKNISISNCVVKPSSNPHPPIYGTAKGIAALSLEIVDGGVMDGVSISNIAIEGSDCPLFVRLGNRARKHTGNAPEPPVGVMRNIVINNVVAYHTGNYSSSITGIPGHYVENLSLSNVQFYNAGGLKQGEYISDVAKVKEDEKGYPQPTVWKELPSSALFLRHAKNIQVRGLMLNSEQPDPRTPVIAVDVEGLQIQAIAKVNNSSAAVFFKGWNVKDVAVDTPLAWKGETFQINK from the coding sequence ATGATGATAAAAACAGTGAAAAGAGTGCTCGTTTGTTTTTTGGTTTGTTTGTTGGCGCACGGTGCAAGTGCAAAGGATTTTTTTATCACGGATTTTGGCGCAAAGCCGGGAGCAAATTATTTAAATACAACCGCCATCAACAAAGCCATCGAAGCCTGTTCAAAAAACGGCGGGGGACGGGTGGTAATTCCCGCCGGCGTGTTTCGTTCGGGGACCTTGTTCATGAAAGACAACGTGGAGCTGCATTTGGAAACCGGAGCTACGTTGTTAGCCAGTGCTGATATAAAAGATTTACCCGTTCAACCAAAGGCCGCCTATCGTTCGCAAAAAGATACGGTCGGATGGAGGGCCTTCATCTTTGCCAACGAAGTTTCAAACATTGCCATCACCGGCTTTGGAACAATTGACGGCAACGGCGCACAGCAAAAACCTGATCCGGCTGCGTTGAAAGGCGACTTGGATGGACGGCCCCGCAACGTTCTTTTCATTAGTTGCAAGAACATCCGTGTGGAAGGAATTAAAATGCTGAACGCCGGCATCTGGAACCAGCATTATCTCAATTGCGAAGACGTGGTGGTGGACAAGATCAACGTGTACAACCACGCTAACCGAAACAACGACGGCATTGACATTGATGGTTGCCGGCGCTTCACACTTTCCAACTCCACCTTTGACACCGACGACGACGCCATTGTTTTAAAAAGCACCGGTCCAGCTCCTTGCGAAAACATCGCCATCACCAATTGCATTGTTTCCAGCTTTTGCAACGCCATCAAAGCCGGAACCGAATCAACCGGCGGATTCAAAAACATCTCCATCTCCAATTGCGTCGTAAAGCCAAGCAGCAATCCGCATCCGCCCATTTACGGAACGGCAAAAGGCATTGCGGCCTTGTCGCTGGAGATTGTGGACGGCGGCGTGATGGACGGCGTGAGCATCAGCAACATTGCAATCGAAGGAAGCGACTGCCCCTTGTTTGTGCGCCTGGGCAACCGCGCCAGAAAACACACGGGCAATGCGCCGGAGCCGCCGGTTGGCGTCATGCGAAACATCGTCATCAACAACGTGGTGGCGTATCACACCGGCAATTATTCTTCTTCCATTACCGGCATTCCCGGTCATTACGTAGAGAATCTGTCTTTATCGAACGTGCAGTTTTACAATGCCGGCGGATTGAAGCAGGGCGAGTACATCAGCGACGTTGCCAAAGTAAAAGAAGACGAGAAAGGTTATCCGCAGCCCACGGTGTGGAAAGAATTGCCTTCGTCGGCTTTGTTCCTTCGCCACGCAAAAAACATTCAGGTGAGAGGATTGATGCTGAACTCCGAACAACCCGATCCCCGCACGCCGGTAATAGCAGTGGACGTGGAAGGCCTGCAAATACAAGCCATTGCCAAAGTAAACAACTCCAGCGCTGCTGTTTTTTTCAAAGGCTGGAACGTGAAAGACGTGGCGGTGGATACACCGCTGGCCTGGAAAGGAGAAACGTTTCAAATAAATAAATGA
- a CDS encoding glycosyl hydrolase family 28-related protein, protein MVRFFFCLLFIGLSIVFSIGCSRKNGIEDKQNPPADSSKTKIYLNVVSVGAVGNGTADDTWAFQKAIDSVAALGGGTVYVPTGTYLIDADVSINMKSNVTLDMVDTTRVLKTKPTATVRNYVIKLNNISNAKVIAGKIVGDRYQHLGTTGEWGMGMGINSSSSITVTGTHIVDCWGDGITISSYNCVLKNVVCDNNRRQGLTIGSSDSLLVDSCTFTHTNGTAPQDGIDIEPDAGTAQRVHITNCLIAYNTKVGVEMNAKPTTTAVIKNIYVQNNFIHDNSYSGYVQYLSNSVFTDNRMISNTYSGNRVHASNAINCLFDPNTYQ, encoded by the coding sequence ATGGTCAGGTTCTTTTTTTGTCTTCTGTTTATAGGCTTGTCAATTGTTTTTTCGATAGGATGCTCTCGTAAAAATGGAATTGAGGACAAACAAAATCCACCGGCCGATTCTTCCAAGACAAAAATTTATCTAAATGTTGTTTCGGTAGGCGCAGTTGGCAATGGCACCGCTGACGATACATGGGCATTTCAAAAAGCGATTGATTCTGTAGCTGCGCTGGGTGGAGGAACGGTTTATGTTCCAACAGGCACTTATCTCATTGATGCTGACGTTTCAATTAACATGAAGAGTAATGTAACGTTGGATATGGTTGATACAACACGTGTGCTGAAAACAAAGCCTACAGCCACTGTTCGTAACTACGTGATAAAATTGAACAACATATCCAATGCAAAAGTGATTGCAGGAAAGATAGTTGGTGACCGCTATCAACATCTGGGAACTACCGGCGAATGGGGAATGGGAATGGGCATTAACAGTTCTTCAAGTATAACGGTTACAGGTACACACATTGTTGATTGCTGGGGAGATGGAATAACCATAAGCAGTTATAATTGTGTGCTCAAAAACGTTGTTTGTGATAATAACAGGCGGCAGGGATTAACGATTGGCTCCAGCGATAGTCTTTTGGTAGATTCATGCACCTTTACGCATACTAACGGAACGGCTCCACAAGACGGAATAGACATTGAGCCGGATGCGGGTACCGCACAGCGGGTGCACATTACAAATTGTTTAATCGCCTACAACACCAAAGTCGGCGTGGAAATGAACGCCAAGCCTACCACGACAGCGGTTATTAAAAATATATACGTGCAGAACAATTTTATCCATGACAATAGCTATAGCGGCTACGTTCAGTACCTAAGCAATTCTGTGTTTACCGATAACCGAATGATAAGTAATACTTACTCGGGGAATAGAGTGCATGCTTCTAATGCAATCAACTGTTTGTTTGATCCGAATACGTATCAATAA
- a CDS encoding alpha/beta hydrolase family protein, with product MKIQYANAAVKTNGRIFFLFAVLFASLTIKAQKEFDGIRGTQNWPEFSDAPNALYHHLADRAYADLDKRSQKVAGIHTLAEWQQRQQWLKKTLHEVIGSFPEKKPLNATIVKTYEKDFYRLENIIYESQPGYYVTSTLFIPKGAKKAPAIVYCSGHSDNGYRPKGYLNEILNFVKKGFIVFAFDPMGQGERLQYYNSKTNKSRFKWPSYEHSYPGAQLFITGNTLANYFIWDGIRAVDYLLTRKEVDGGRIGITGRSGGGTQSAYIAAFDDRIKAAAPENYITNMKRLFQAMGPQDAEQNFFYGMDRGLDMGDLLEVRAPKPMLVVTTSQDMFPIQGALETYAEVANVYKAYGKPENFSMVTDDAPHATTLKNREASYVFFQKALNNPGNPKEEQVTLPSDEELQVTKTGQVSTSLNAETAFSINSKNAVKRMQKLKAARKNIPSYLPRIVQSAKQLSGYQEPKESPAPWFAGQIQRKGYVIQKYLLKGEGNYMIPYIILKPELPTQKAMLYLNPSGKAADVQEGGDMEWFVKNGVMVVSPDLVGLGELGPGEFKGDSYVDSVSYNIWFAGILTGRSIVGIRAGDVIRIANQLKKDGVKEIYGLAKKQLSPVLLHAAAFDKDISKIALIQPYSSYRAIVMDRDYNAEFLHSTVAASIGFYDLPDLAASLAPKSLLIAGVTDARGQASNDGDIINDLSVIKAAYQRTAPNKLQIVREGTISQSADELKAWLKN from the coding sequence ATGAAAATTCAATATGCGAACGCAGCCGTGAAAACAAACGGGCGGATATTTTTTCTTTTCGCAGTCTTGTTCGCCAGTTTAACTATAAAAGCTCAAAAGGAGTTTGACGGTATCCGGGGCACGCAAAACTGGCCCGAGTTCAGCGATGCGCCGAACGCTTTGTATCATCACCTTGCAGACCGAGCTTATGCTGATTTAGACAAGCGTTCACAAAAGGTTGCCGGCATTCATACGCTTGCAGAATGGCAACAAAGGCAGCAGTGGTTGAAAAAAACCTTGCACGAAGTGATTGGCTCTTTCCCTGAAAAAAAGCCATTGAATGCAACCATTGTAAAAACCTATGAAAAGGATTTTTATCGTTTGGAGAATATTATTTACGAATCGCAGCCGGGCTATTATGTAACGTCAACGCTGTTTATTCCAAAAGGCGCAAAAAAAGCACCGGCCATTGTTTATTGCAGCGGACATTCCGATAACGGTTACCGTCCCAAAGGCTATCTGAACGAGATTTTAAATTTTGTAAAAAAAGGATTCATTGTTTTTGCTTTTGATCCAATGGGACAGGGGGAACGCTTGCAGTATTACAATTCAAAAACAAACAAGTCAAGATTCAAATGGCCTTCTTATGAACATTCATATCCCGGTGCACAGCTTTTCATTACAGGCAATACGCTGGCTAACTATTTTATTTGGGACGGCATTCGTGCGGTTGATTATTTGCTGACAAGAAAAGAAGTTGACGGCGGTAGAATCGGCATTACCGGACGTTCGGGTGGCGGTACGCAAAGCGCCTACATCGCTGCTTTTGATGATCGCATTAAAGCAGCGGCGCCGGAAAATTACATTACAAACATGAAGCGCCTCTTTCAGGCAATGGGCCCACAGGATGCTGAACAAAACTTTTTCTACGGCATGGACAGAGGCCTAGACATGGGAGATCTTTTGGAAGTAAGAGCACCAAAGCCTATGTTGGTAGTGACTACTTCGCAGGACATGTTTCCCATTCAGGGCGCCCTTGAAACATATGCTGAAGTAGCAAACGTTTACAAAGCTTACGGCAAGCCCGAAAACTTTTCGATGGTTACCGATGATGCGCCACATGCCACTACTTTAAAAAATCGCGAAGCTTCCTATGTGTTCTTTCAAAAAGCGCTGAACAATCCAGGCAACCCAAAAGAAGAGCAAGTGACCCTGCCAAGTGATGAAGAATTACAGGTAACAAAAACAGGACAGGTATCCACTTCGTTGAATGCTGAAACTGCGTTTAGCATCAACAGTAAGAATGCGGTAAAGCGGATGCAAAAATTGAAAGCTGCGAGAAAAAACATTCCTTCTTATTTGCCCCGCATAGTGCAATCGGCAAAACAACTTTCCGGTTACCAGGAACCGAAAGAATCGCCGGCTCCCTGGTTTGCCGGACAAATTCAACGAAAGGGATACGTCATTCAAAAATACTTGTTGAAAGGTGAAGGAAATTACATGATCCCTTACATCATTTTAAAGCCTGAACTGCCTACACAAAAAGCCATGCTTTACCTGAATCCTTCAGGCAAAGCAGCCGATGTTCAGGAAGGCGGCGATATGGAATGGTTTGTCAAAAATGGTGTAATGGTGGTGTCGCCAGATTTGGTGGGCCTAGGTGAATTGGGACCAGGAGAATTCAAAGGAGATTCTTATGTGGACAGTGTTTCGTACAATATTTGGTTTGCCGGTATTCTTACAGGCCGAAGCATTGTTGGTATCCGGGCTGGCGATGTAATTCGTATCGCTAATCAATTGAAAAAAGATGGAGTAAAAGAGATTTACGGGTTAGCCAAAAAACAATTGTCTCCTGTGTTGCTGCACGCAGCCGCTTTTGATAAGGACATCAGCAAGATCGCATTGATACAACCCTATTCTTCTTATCGTGCTATTGTGATGGACAGGGATTACAATGCTGAATTTTTACACAGCACTGTCGCAGCCTCAATCGGTTTCTATGATCTTCCTGATCTTGCTGCTAGCCTGGCGCCAAAATCATTACTCATTGCTGGTGTAACGGATGCCAGGGGCCAAGCTAGTAACGATGGAGACATTATAAATGATTTGTCGGTTATTAAAGCGGCTTACCAGCGCACCGCACCAAACAAATTGCAGATTGTTCGTGAAGGAACGATTTCGCAATCAGCAGATGAGTTGAAAGCTTGGCTCAAAAATTAA
- a CDS encoding right-handed parallel beta-helix repeat-containing protein, whose product MNRRKLKYLHSIAFTVLILGSLFSVSCVSSKKLSSKKPNEIVLDVRSVGAKGDGTRDDTQSFQNAIDSIAALGGGIVFVPGGRYLIDGNVSVKLKSHVTLRFADSTAELLAKPTKSQRFYVLMVLNATDVNITGGKIIGDRKEHLDTTGEWGMGIAVYASKNVTINGTKIYNCWGDGIVIGAKGGAPFYAPGPSINVTVKNVTSDNNRRQAITVGKANGMLIDSCILTNTNGTKPMAGIDIEPDKDTAQNITIQNSLLAYNKGNGIEIYVNRSSVVQNVVAKNNFIHHNAYGGYLIRAKNVEFNHNRIVQNKYMPLIKAVSLVNCTLTPNASE is encoded by the coding sequence ATGAATCGAAGAAAATTAAAGTATTTGCACAGCATCGCCTTTACGGTTTTAATCCTTGGTTCACTGTTCTCGGTCTCCTGCGTTTCTTCAAAGAAACTTTCGTCAAAAAAACCAAACGAAATTGTTTTGGATGTAAGAAGCGTTGGCGCGAAAGGTGACGGTACTAGGGATGATACTCAGTCTTTCCAAAACGCAATTGATTCCATTGCCGCTTTGGGTGGGGGAATTGTTTTCGTACCCGGCGGACGATACTTGATTGACGGCAATGTGTCGGTGAAACTGAAAAGCCACGTAACGCTTCGCTTTGCCGATTCAACGGCGGAGCTACTTGCAAAGCCAACCAAAAGCCAACGCTTTTATGTTTTGATGGTGTTGAACGCAACGGACGTGAACATCACCGGCGGTAAAATCATTGGAGACCGCAAAGAACATTTGGACACGACAGGCGAGTGGGGCATGGGCATCGCCGTGTACGCAAGTAAAAACGTTACCATTAACGGGACGAAAATTTACAACTGCTGGGGCGACGGCATTGTGATTGGCGCCAAAGGTGGCGCACCGTTTTACGCACCGGGTCCATCCATCAACGTAACGGTAAAAAACGTAACCAGCGACAACAACCGGCGGCAGGCCATCACCGTTGGCAAAGCAAACGGTATGTTGATTGATTCCTGCATTCTCACAAATACCAACGGCACGAAGCCCATGGCCGGCATTGACATTGAACCCGACAAAGACACGGCGCAAAACATCACCATCCAAAACAGCCTTTTGGCTTATAACAAAGGCAACGGCATCGAGATTTACGTTAACCGCTCCAGCGTGGTGCAAAACGTGGTGGCCAAAAACAATTTTATTCACCACAACGCTTACGGCGGCTATCTCATCAGAGCAAAAAACGTCGAATTCAATCACAACCGGATTGTTCAAAACAAATACATGCCACTCATTAAAGCAGTTAGCCTCGTCAATTGTACGCTTACGCCAAATGCGTCCGAGTAA